The following coding sequences are from one Delphinus delphis chromosome 19, mDelDel1.2, whole genome shotgun sequence window:
- the UNC13D gene encoding protein unc-13 homolog D isoform X1, with product MPAAHGAGPSPGPLWEGGVGRTRPPALPLPPAQLSSSQEPSQWEGGRKVQGPGSRGPPTPRQRHHRRRGRAGLATMATLFSQTQRRPPLLRQAIKIRRRRRVRDLQEALPHRAQEIEPTSHHLSPEERALLYEEALYTVLYRLGQPEPTHVGESSELLRYLQEAFRMEPQEHEEMLRQVQELEKPIFCLKATVKQAKGILGKDVSGFSDPYCLLGIEQGVGVPGDSPGLQWRQKAVVRHTIPDEQIHRTQVITQTLNPAWDETFILEFEDISNASFRLDMWDMDTVESVRQKLGELTDLHGLRRIFKEVRKDKGQDDFLGNVVLRLQDLRCREDQWYPLEPCTETYPDRGQCHLQFQFIHKRRATMASRSQPSYRVHLHLLQQLVSHEVTQHQAGSTSWNGLLSPQAATVLFLHSTQKDLSDFHQSMAQWLAYSRLYQSLEFPSSCLLYPITSIEYQWIQGRLKAEQLEELAASFSSLLAYGLSLIRRFRSVFPLSVSDSPARLQSLLRVLVQMCKMKAFGELCPERGPLPRLVTEALQTGTTEWFHLKQQHHQPMVQGMLEEGKALLNLVQDIIGDLHQCQRTWSKIFHNVLKIDLFSMAFLELQWLVAKRVQDHIAVVSGAVTPEMGESLFQLYISLKELYQLGPVLSERDGVLALEGFHHWFQPAIPSWLQKTYSVALERVQRAVQMDELVPLGELTKHSTSAVDLSTCFAQISHTAQQLDWPDPEEAFMITVKFVEDTCRLALVYCSLIKARARELSAGQKDQGQAANMLCVVVNDMEQLRLVIGKLPTQLAWEALEQRVGAVLEQGQLQNTLHAQLQGALAGLGHEIRTGVRTLAEQLEVGIAKHIQKLVGLKESVLPEDAVLPLMKFLEVELCYMNTNLVQENFNSLLTLLWTHTLTVLAEVAASQRSCPLASSRLKIALQNLEVCFYAEGCGLPPEALHTATFQALQRDLELQAASSRELIQKYFCSRIQQQAETTYEELGAVTVKASYRASEQKLRVELLSASSLLPLDSNGSSDPFVQLTLEPRHEFPELAPRETQKHKKELHPLFDETFEFLVPAEPCQKDGACLLLTVLDHDTLGADDLEGEAFLPLCSVPGLTGTVEPGDVPQTRLPLTYPAPNGDPILQLLESRKGDREAQVFVRLRRQRAKQASQHAPWPGRQ from the exons ATGCCCGCTGCCCACGGCGCTGGACCCTCCCCAGGGCCCCTGtgggaaggtggggtggggcggACCCGCCCACCTGCTCTACCTCTGCCTCCAGCCCAGCTGAGTTCCTCCCAGGAACCCagccagtgggagggaggaaggaaggtgcAGGGGCCTGGGAGCCGTGGCCCCCCAACCCCAAG GCAGCGGCACCACAGGcggaggggaagggcagggctggCCACCATGGCGACGCTCTTCTCGCAGACCCAGCGGCGCCCTCCCCTTTTGCGCCAGGCCATCAAGATAAGACGCCGCCGTAGAGTCAGAGATCTGCAGGAGGCCCTGCCCCACAGGGCTCAGGAG ATCGAGCCAACATCCCACCACTTGTCCCCTGAGGAG CGGGCCCTGCTCTACGAGGAAGCTCTCTACACGGTCCTGTACCGCCTGGGTCAGCCCGAGCCCACCCATGTCGGGGAGTCCTCTGAGCTGCTGCGATACCTGCAGGAG GCCTTCCGTATGGAGCCCCAGGAGCACGAGGAGATGCTGCGGCAGGTCCAGGAGCTCGAG AAACCAATATTCTGTCTGAAGGCCACGGTGAAACAAGCCAAGGGCATTCTGGGCAAGGATGTCAGTG ggtTCAGTGACCCCTACTGCCTGCTGGGCATCGAGCAGGGGGTGGGTGTGCCGGGGGACAGCCCTGGACTCCAGTGGCGGCAGAAGGCCGTGGTGAGGCACACCATCCCGGACGAGCAGATCCACCGCACCCAGGTCATCACCCAGACACTCAACCCCGCCTGGGACGAGACCTTCATCCT GGAGTTTGAGGACATAAGCAATGCCAGCTTTCGTCTGGACATGTG GGACATGGACACCGTGGAGTCCGTCAGACAGAAGCTCGGGGAGCTCACAGATCTGCACGGGCTGCGAAG GATCTTTAAGGAGGTCCGGAAGGACAAAGGCCAGGATGACTTTCTGGGGAACGTGGTTCTGAGACTACAG GATCTGCGCTGCCGGGAGGATCAGTGGTACCCTCTAGAGCCTTGCACGGAGACCTACCCGGACCGTGGTCAGTGTCACCTCCAGTTCCAGTTCATTCACAAGCGG AGAGCCACCATGGCCAGCCGCTCACAGCCCAGCTACAGAGTGCATCTCCACTTGCTGCAGCAGCTCGTGTCCCACGAGGTCACCCAGCACCAG GCGGGCAGCACCTCCTGGAATGGGTTGCTGAGCCCCCAGGCTGCCACCGTCCTCTTCCTCCACTCCACGCAGAAGGACCTGTCCGACTTCCACCAGTCCATGGC GCAGTGGCTGGCCTACAGCCGTCTCTACCAGAGCCTGGAGTTCCCCAGCAGCTGCCTCCTGTACCCCATCACCAGCATCGAGTACCAGTGGATCCAGGGCCGGCTCAAGGCAGAGCag CTGGAGGAGCTGGCCGCCTCATTCAGCTCCCTGCTGGCCTATGGCCTCTCCCTCATCCGGAGGTTCCGCTCTGTCTTCCCCCTCTCCGTCTCCGACTCCCCAGCCCGGCTGCAGTCTCTCCTCAG GGTCCTGGTACAGATGTGCAAGATGAAAGCCTTTGGAGAACTGTGCCCCGAAAGAGGCCCCCTGCCCCGCCTGGTGACCGAGGCACTGCAG ACTGGCACCACTGAATGGTTCCACCTGAAGCAGCAGCACCATCAGCCCATGGTGCAG GGCATGCTGGAGGAGGGCAAGGCCTTACTGAACCTGGTACAAGACATCATTGGTGACCTGCACCAGTGCCAGCGCACCTGGAGCAAGATCTTCCATAA TGTCCTCAAGATCGACCTCTTCTCCATGGCTTTCCTGGAGCTGCAATGGCTG GTGGCCAAGAGGGTGCAGGACCACATTGCTGTGGTGAGCGGTGCCGTGACCCCGGAGATGGGCGAAAGTCTGTTCCAGCTCTACATCAGCCTGAAGGAGCTCTACCAGCTGGGCCCGGTCCTCTCGGAGAG GGATGGCGTCCTGGCCCTGGAAGGCTTCCACCACTGGTTCCAGCCGGCCATCCCCTCCTGGCTGCAGAAGACGTACAGCGTGGCCCTGGAGCGGGTGCAGCGCGCTGTGCAGATGGACGAG CTGGTGCCCCTGGGTGAACTGACCAAGCACAGCACATCGGCTGTGGACCTGTCCACCTGCTTTGCCCAGATCAGCCACACTGCCCAGCAGCTGGACTGGCCTGACCCAGAGGAGGCCTTCATGATCACCGTCAAGTTTGTGGAG GACACCTGTCGGCTGGCCCTGGTGTACTGCAGCCTTATAAAGGCCCGGGCCCGTGAGCTCTCTGCCGGCCAGAAGGACCAGGGCCAGGCAGCCAACATG CTGTGCGTGGTGGTGAACGACATGGAGCAGCTGCGGCTGGTGATCGGAAAGCTGCCCACCCAGCTGGCATGGGAGGCGCTGGAGCAGCGGGTAGGGGCCGTGCTGGAGCAGGGGCAGCTGCAGAACACACTGCATGCCCAGCTGCAGGGCGCCCTGGCTGGGCTGGGCCATGAGATCCGCACTGGCGTCCGCACCTTGGCCGAGCAG CTGGAGGTGGGCATTGCCAAGCACATCCAGAAACTCGTGGGCCTCAAGGAATCCGTCCTGCCTGAGGAT gccgtTCTGCCCCTGATGAAGTTCCTGGAGGTGGAGCTCTGCTACATGAACACCAACTTGGTGCAGGAGAACTTCAACAG CCTTCTGACCTTGCTGTGGACCCACACGCTCACGGTGCTGGCGGAGGTGGCCGCTTCCCAGCGGAGCTGCCCTCTGGCTTCTAGCAGGCTGAAGATCGCACTACAG AACCTGGAGGTCTGCTTCTACGCAGAGGGCTGTGGCCTGCCGCCCGAGGCGCTGCACACGGCCACCTTCCAG GCTCTGCAGAGGGACCTGGAGCTGCAGGCGGCCTCCAGCCGGGAACTCATCCAGAAGTACTTTTGCAGCCGCATCCAGCAGCAG GCAGAGACCACCTACGAGGAGCTCGGGGCCGTCACAGTCAAGGCCTCCTACCGCGCCTCCGAGCAGAAACTGCGCGTGGAGCTGCTCAGCGCCTCCAGCCTGCTGCCCCTGGACTCCAATG GCTCCAGCGACCCCTTTGTCCAGCTGACCTTGGAGCCCAGGCACGAGTTCCCTGAGCTGGCCCCCCGAGAGACCCAAAAGCACAAGAAGGAACTTCACCCACTGTTTGATGAGACCTTTGAATT CCTGGTGCCTGCTGAGCCGTGCCAGAAGGATGGGGCGTGCCTTCTGCTCACGGTGCTGGATCACGACACGCTGGGGGCTGATGACCTTGAAGGGGAGGCCTTCCTGCCGCTGTGCTCGGTGCCGGGCCTGACGGGGACTGTGGAGCCCGGCGACGTGCCTCAGACCCGCCTGCCCCTCACCTACCCTGCACCCAACG GGGATCCAATCCTGCAGCTGTTAGAGAGCCGGAAGGGGGACCGCGAGGCCCAGGTGTTTGTGCGGCTGCGGCGGCAGCGAGCCAAGCAGGCCTCCCAGCACGCCCCGTGGCCAGGGCGGCAGTAG
- the UNC13D gene encoding protein unc-13 homolog D isoform X2 — protein MDPSHGGPGDEEGGPGAGPPGALLWEQIEPTSHHLSPEERALLYEEALYTVLYRLGQPEPTHVGESSELLRYLQEAFRMEPQEHEEMLRQVQELEKPIFCLKATVKQAKGILGKDVSGFSDPYCLLGIEQGVGVPGDSPGLQWRQKAVVRHTIPDEQIHRTQVITQTLNPAWDETFILEFEDISNASFRLDMWDMDTVESVRQKLGELTDLHGLRRIFKEVRKDKGQDDFLGNVVLRLQDLRCREDQWYPLEPCTETYPDRGQCHLQFQFIHKRRATMASRSQPSYRVHLHLLQQLVSHEVTQHQAGSTSWNGLLSPQAATVLFLHSTQKDLSDFHQSMAQWLAYSRLYQSLEFPSSCLLYPITSIEYQWIQGRLKAEQLEELAASFSSLLAYGLSLIRRFRSVFPLSVSDSPARLQSLLRVLVQMCKMKAFGELCPERGPLPRLVTEALQTGTTEWFHLKQQHHQPMVQGMLEEGKALLNLVQDIIGDLHQCQRTWSKIFHNVLKIDLFSMAFLELQWLVAKRVQDHIAVVSGAVTPEMGESLFQLYISLKELYQLGPVLSERDGVLALEGFHHWFQPAIPSWLQKTYSVALERVQRAVQMDELVPLGELTKHSTSAVDLSTCFAQISHTAQQLDWPDPEEAFMITVKFVEDTCRLALVYCSLIKARARELSAGQKDQGQAANMLCVVVNDMEQLRLVIGKLPTQLAWEALEQRVGAVLEQGQLQNTLHAQLQGALAGLGHEIRTGVRTLAEQLEVGIAKHIQKLVGLKESVLPEDAVLPLMKFLEVELCYMNTNLVQENFNSLLTLLWTHTLTVLAEVAASQRSCPLASSRLKIALQNLEVCFYAEGCGLPPEALHTATFQALQRDLELQAASSRELIQKYFCSRIQQQAETTYEELGAVTVKASYRASEQKLRVELLSASSLLPLDSNGSSDPFVQLTLEPRHEFPELAPRETQKHKKELHPLFDETFEFLVPAEPCQKDGACLLLTVLDHDTLGADDLEGEAFLPLCSVPGLTGTVEPGDVPQTRLPLTYPAPNGDPILQLLESRKGDREAQVFVRLRRQRAKQASQHAPWPGRQ, from the exons ATGGACCCGAGCCACGGCGGGCCAGGGGATGAGGAAGGTGGCCCGGGTGCCGGACCCCCGGGAGCCCTGCTGTGGGAACAG ATCGAGCCAACATCCCACCACTTGTCCCCTGAGGAG CGGGCCCTGCTCTACGAGGAAGCTCTCTACACGGTCCTGTACCGCCTGGGTCAGCCCGAGCCCACCCATGTCGGGGAGTCCTCTGAGCTGCTGCGATACCTGCAGGAG GCCTTCCGTATGGAGCCCCAGGAGCACGAGGAGATGCTGCGGCAGGTCCAGGAGCTCGAG AAACCAATATTCTGTCTGAAGGCCACGGTGAAACAAGCCAAGGGCATTCTGGGCAAGGATGTCAGTG ggtTCAGTGACCCCTACTGCCTGCTGGGCATCGAGCAGGGGGTGGGTGTGCCGGGGGACAGCCCTGGACTCCAGTGGCGGCAGAAGGCCGTGGTGAGGCACACCATCCCGGACGAGCAGATCCACCGCACCCAGGTCATCACCCAGACACTCAACCCCGCCTGGGACGAGACCTTCATCCT GGAGTTTGAGGACATAAGCAATGCCAGCTTTCGTCTGGACATGTG GGACATGGACACCGTGGAGTCCGTCAGACAGAAGCTCGGGGAGCTCACAGATCTGCACGGGCTGCGAAG GATCTTTAAGGAGGTCCGGAAGGACAAAGGCCAGGATGACTTTCTGGGGAACGTGGTTCTGAGACTACAG GATCTGCGCTGCCGGGAGGATCAGTGGTACCCTCTAGAGCCTTGCACGGAGACCTACCCGGACCGTGGTCAGTGTCACCTCCAGTTCCAGTTCATTCACAAGCGG AGAGCCACCATGGCCAGCCGCTCACAGCCCAGCTACAGAGTGCATCTCCACTTGCTGCAGCAGCTCGTGTCCCACGAGGTCACCCAGCACCAG GCGGGCAGCACCTCCTGGAATGGGTTGCTGAGCCCCCAGGCTGCCACCGTCCTCTTCCTCCACTCCACGCAGAAGGACCTGTCCGACTTCCACCAGTCCATGGC GCAGTGGCTGGCCTACAGCCGTCTCTACCAGAGCCTGGAGTTCCCCAGCAGCTGCCTCCTGTACCCCATCACCAGCATCGAGTACCAGTGGATCCAGGGCCGGCTCAAGGCAGAGCag CTGGAGGAGCTGGCCGCCTCATTCAGCTCCCTGCTGGCCTATGGCCTCTCCCTCATCCGGAGGTTCCGCTCTGTCTTCCCCCTCTCCGTCTCCGACTCCCCAGCCCGGCTGCAGTCTCTCCTCAG GGTCCTGGTACAGATGTGCAAGATGAAAGCCTTTGGAGAACTGTGCCCCGAAAGAGGCCCCCTGCCCCGCCTGGTGACCGAGGCACTGCAG ACTGGCACCACTGAATGGTTCCACCTGAAGCAGCAGCACCATCAGCCCATGGTGCAG GGCATGCTGGAGGAGGGCAAGGCCTTACTGAACCTGGTACAAGACATCATTGGTGACCTGCACCAGTGCCAGCGCACCTGGAGCAAGATCTTCCATAA TGTCCTCAAGATCGACCTCTTCTCCATGGCTTTCCTGGAGCTGCAATGGCTG GTGGCCAAGAGGGTGCAGGACCACATTGCTGTGGTGAGCGGTGCCGTGACCCCGGAGATGGGCGAAAGTCTGTTCCAGCTCTACATCAGCCTGAAGGAGCTCTACCAGCTGGGCCCGGTCCTCTCGGAGAG GGATGGCGTCCTGGCCCTGGAAGGCTTCCACCACTGGTTCCAGCCGGCCATCCCCTCCTGGCTGCAGAAGACGTACAGCGTGGCCCTGGAGCGGGTGCAGCGCGCTGTGCAGATGGACGAG CTGGTGCCCCTGGGTGAACTGACCAAGCACAGCACATCGGCTGTGGACCTGTCCACCTGCTTTGCCCAGATCAGCCACACTGCCCAGCAGCTGGACTGGCCTGACCCAGAGGAGGCCTTCATGATCACCGTCAAGTTTGTGGAG GACACCTGTCGGCTGGCCCTGGTGTACTGCAGCCTTATAAAGGCCCGGGCCCGTGAGCTCTCTGCCGGCCAGAAGGACCAGGGCCAGGCAGCCAACATG CTGTGCGTGGTGGTGAACGACATGGAGCAGCTGCGGCTGGTGATCGGAAAGCTGCCCACCCAGCTGGCATGGGAGGCGCTGGAGCAGCGGGTAGGGGCCGTGCTGGAGCAGGGGCAGCTGCAGAACACACTGCATGCCCAGCTGCAGGGCGCCCTGGCTGGGCTGGGCCATGAGATCCGCACTGGCGTCCGCACCTTGGCCGAGCAG CTGGAGGTGGGCATTGCCAAGCACATCCAGAAACTCGTGGGCCTCAAGGAATCCGTCCTGCCTGAGGAT gccgtTCTGCCCCTGATGAAGTTCCTGGAGGTGGAGCTCTGCTACATGAACACCAACTTGGTGCAGGAGAACTTCAACAG CCTTCTGACCTTGCTGTGGACCCACACGCTCACGGTGCTGGCGGAGGTGGCCGCTTCCCAGCGGAGCTGCCCTCTGGCTTCTAGCAGGCTGAAGATCGCACTACAG AACCTGGAGGTCTGCTTCTACGCAGAGGGCTGTGGCCTGCCGCCCGAGGCGCTGCACACGGCCACCTTCCAG GCTCTGCAGAGGGACCTGGAGCTGCAGGCGGCCTCCAGCCGGGAACTCATCCAGAAGTACTTTTGCAGCCGCATCCAGCAGCAG GCAGAGACCACCTACGAGGAGCTCGGGGCCGTCACAGTCAAGGCCTCCTACCGCGCCTCCGAGCAGAAACTGCGCGTGGAGCTGCTCAGCGCCTCCAGCCTGCTGCCCCTGGACTCCAATG GCTCCAGCGACCCCTTTGTCCAGCTGACCTTGGAGCCCAGGCACGAGTTCCCTGAGCTGGCCCCCCGAGAGACCCAAAAGCACAAGAAGGAACTTCACCCACTGTTTGATGAGACCTTTGAATT CCTGGTGCCTGCTGAGCCGTGCCAGAAGGATGGGGCGTGCCTTCTGCTCACGGTGCTGGATCACGACACGCTGGGGGCTGATGACCTTGAAGGGGAGGCCTTCCTGCCGCTGTGCTCGGTGCCGGGCCTGACGGGGACTGTGGAGCCCGGCGACGTGCCTCAGACCCGCCTGCCCCTCACCTACCCTGCACCCAACG GGGATCCAATCCTGCAGCTGTTAGAGAGCCGGAAGGGGGACCGCGAGGCCCAGGTGTTTGTGCGGCTGCGGCGGCAGCGAGCCAAGCAGGCCTCCCAGCACGCCCCGTGGCCAGGGCGGCAGTAG
- the WBP2 gene encoding WW domain-binding protein 2 isoform X2: MALNKNHSEGGGVIVNNTESILMSYDHVELTFSDMRNVPEAFKGTKKGTVYLTPYRVIFLSKGKDAMQSFMMPFYLMKDCEIKQPVFGANYIKGTVKAEAGGGWEGSASYKLTFVAGGAIEFGQRMLQVASQEFYPGPPMMDGAMGYMQPPPPPYPGPMEPPVSGPDVPSTPAAEAKAAEAAASAYYNPGNPHNVYMPTSQPPPPPYYPPEDKKTQ; this comes from the exons ATGGCGCTCAACAAGAATCACTCGGAGGGCGGCGGAGTGATCGTCAACAATACCGAGAG CATCCTGATGTCCTATGACCATGTAGAACTTACGTTCAGTGACATGAGGAATGTGCCAGAGGCCTTCAAAGGGACCAAGAAAGGCACTGTCTACCTTACCCCGTACCGG GTCATCTTTCTGTCCAAGGGGAAGGATGCCATGCAGTCCTTCATGATGCCGTTTTATCTGATGAAGGACTGTGAGATCAAGCAGCCTGTGTTTGGAGCAAACTACATCAAGGGAACAGTGAAGGCTGAAGCGGGAG GTGGCTGGGAAGGCTCTGCGTCGTACAAGTTGACCTTTGTGGCAGGGGGCGCCATTGAATTTGGGCAGCGGATGCTACAGGTGGCATCTCAAG AGTTCTATCCGGGACCTCCCATGATGGACGGGGCCATGGGGTACATGCAGCCCCCGCCGCCGCCCTACCCTGGGCCCATGGAGCCTCCGGTCAGCGGCCCCGATGTCCCCTCCACTCCTGCAG CTGAAGCCAAGGCCGCCGAAGCAGCCGCCAGCGCCTATTACAACCCAGGCAACCCACACAATGTCTACATGCCCACG agCCAGCCTCCGCCGCCTCCTTACTACCCCCCAGAAGATAAGAAGACCCAGTAG
- the WBP2 gene encoding WW domain-binding protein 2 isoform X1, with product MALNKNHSEGGGVIVNNTESILMSYDHVELTFSDMRNVPEAFKGTKKGTVYLTPYRVIFLSKGKDAMQSFMMPFYLMKDCEIKQPVFGANYIKGTVKAEAGGGWEGSASYKLTFVAGGAIEFGQRMLQVASQASRGEAPNGAYGYSYMPSGAYVFPPPVANGMYPCPPGYPCPLPPAEFYPGPPMMDGAMGYMQPPPPPYPGPMEPPVSGPDVPSTPAAEAKAAEAAASAYYNPGNPHNVYMPTSQPPPPPYYPPEDKKTQ from the exons ATGGCGCTCAACAAGAATCACTCGGAGGGCGGCGGAGTGATCGTCAACAATACCGAGAG CATCCTGATGTCCTATGACCATGTAGAACTTACGTTCAGTGACATGAGGAATGTGCCAGAGGCCTTCAAAGGGACCAAGAAAGGCACTGTCTACCTTACCCCGTACCGG GTCATCTTTCTGTCCAAGGGGAAGGATGCCATGCAGTCCTTCATGATGCCGTTTTATCTGATGAAGGACTGTGAGATCAAGCAGCCTGTGTTTGGAGCAAACTACATCAAGGGAACAGTGAAGGCTGAAGCGGGAG GTGGCTGGGAAGGCTCTGCGTCGTACAAGTTGACCTTTGTGGCAGGGGGCGCCATTGAATTTGGGCAGCGGATGCTACAGGTGGCATCTCAAG CCTCCCGAGGTGAAGCCCCCAACGGAGCCTATGGTTACTCTTACATGCCCAGCGGGGCCTATGTCTTCCCCCCACCAGTCGCCAATGGAATGTACCCCTGCCCTCCTGGCTACCCCTGTCCACTGCCCCCAGCTG AGTTCTATCCGGGACCTCCCATGATGGACGGGGCCATGGGGTACATGCAGCCCCCGCCGCCGCCCTACCCTGGGCCCATGGAGCCTCCGGTCAGCGGCCCCGATGTCCCCTCCACTCCTGCAG CTGAAGCCAAGGCCGCCGAAGCAGCCGCCAGCGCCTATTACAACCCAGGCAACCCACACAATGTCTACATGCCCACG agCCAGCCTCCGCCGCCTCCTTACTACCCCCCAGAAGATAAGAAGACCCAGTAG